In the genome of Xenopus laevis strain J_2021 chromosome 1S, Xenopus_laevis_v10.1, whole genome shotgun sequence, one region contains:
- the LOC108703718 gene encoding survival motor neuron protein isoform X1 yields MAACDREIVYHNKDSSQSEDIDEWDDAALIKSYEKAVQSFQDMLRCSDKNRRQEGASAAVDSQKDGKRETNREAEWDREGHKDIQKEEVEKWNKKKKAQPPPPLIHPSCLSSSRPLHSKWKVGDACSAVWSEDGCVYPATVLSIERETGTCVVQYNGYGNTERHQLDEIVSVGSSGDSTPPVRLWKVGDRCSVQWSEDGQIYSAIIRSVDEVVGTCVVVYEGYKNEEEQNLADLMPPTNALPRSRGKKQASPARLGRDSSGDEEDTDWQYTRRSSISSPDISRNWRKQGKKSDWIYTFPPPPPPPPPPPPPSLPPPPPPKGCFWPPPPPPVRAHLPTWQSWPPSAPLPPPPPPPPFFSTEWEDYDEDEQEDEDVLACMLMAWYMTGYHTGFYKGLKQGRAEALRPNIKKGPRRK; encoded by the exons ATGGCAGCTTGTGACAGGGAGATTGTTTATCACAACAAGGACAGCTCACAG AGTGAAGATATTGATGAGTGGGATGATGCTGCCCTCATTAAATCCTATGAAAAGGCAGTACAATCCTTCCAG GACATGCTAAGATGCAGTGACAAGAATAGGAGACAAGAGGGGGCCTCTGCTGCAGTGGACTCCCAGAAAGATGGCAAGCGGGAAACAAATCGGGAAGCAGAATGGGACAGAGAGGGCCACAAGGACATACAAAAAGAAGAGGTCGAAAAGTGGaacaagaagaagaaggcacaacCACCCCCTCCTCTCATTCATCCTTCCTGCCTTTCATCCTCTCGGCCCCTTCATTCTAAA TGGAAAGTAGGGGATGCCTGCAGTGCTGTATGGTCAGAGGATGGATGTGTATATCCAGCAACAGTTTTATCCATTGAACGAGAGACTGGGACATGTGTGGTACAGTATAATGGCTATGGAAACACAGAAAGACACCAGCTGGATGAAATAGTATCAGTGGGGAGTAGTGGGGATAGTACTCCCCCTGTAAGACTG TGGAAAGTTGGTGATCGTTGTTCAGTGCAATGGTCTGAGGATGGACAGATCTATTCTGCTATAATTCGCTCAGTGGATGAGGTGGTGGGCACCTGTGTGGTGGTGTATGAGGGGTATAAGAATGAGGAGGAGCAGAATTTGGCTGACCTGATGCCCCCAACCAATGCTCTCCCTCGCAGTCGCGGCAAGAAGCAGGCGAGTCCTGCACGTCTAGGACGGGACAGCTCAGGG GATGAGGAGGACACTGATTGGCAGTATACACGCAGAAGTTCCATCTCATCCCCTGATATTTCACGTAATTGGaggaaacaaggaaaaaaatcagactggATATAtaccttccctcctcccccaccaccaccgcctcctccaccacctccttcactacctcctcctccacccCCAAAG ggTTGTTTTTGGCCcccacctcctcctcctgtgaGGGCCCATCTACCAACATGGCAAAGCTGGCCTCCG TCGGCACCATTACCCCCTCCTCCTCCGCCACCTCCTTTCTTTAGCACAGAATGGGAGGATTATGATGAAGATGAGCAAGAAGATGAAGATGTTTTAGCTTGTATGCTAATGGCTTGGTATATGACTGGATATCACACCGGCTTCTACAAG GGCCTCAAACAAGGAAGGGCAGAGGCCTTGAGACCCAACATAAAAAAAGGACCAAGGAGAAAATAG
- the LOC108703718 gene encoding survival motor neuron protein isoform X2 has protein sequence MAACDREIVYHNKDSSQSEDIDEWDDAALIKSYEKAVQSFQDMLRCSDKNRRQEGASAAVDSQKDGKRETNREAEWDREGHKDIQKEEVEKWNKKKKAQPPPPLIHPSCLSSSRPLHSKWKVGDACSAVWSEDGCVYPATVLSIERETGTCVVQYNGYGNTERHQLDEIVSVGSSGDSTPPVRLWKVGDRCSVQWSEDGQIYSAIIRSVDEVVGTCVVVYEGYKNEEEQNLADLMPPTNALPRSRGKKQDEEDTDWQYTRRSSISSPDISRNWRKQGKKSDWIYTFPPPPPPPPPPPPPSLPPPPPPKGCFWPPPPPPVRAHLPTWQSWPPSAPLPPPPPPPPFFSTEWEDYDEDEQEDEDVLACMLMAWYMTGYHTGFYKGLKQGRAEALRPNIKKGPRRK, from the exons ATGGCAGCTTGTGACAGGGAGATTGTTTATCACAACAAGGACAGCTCACAG AGTGAAGATATTGATGAGTGGGATGATGCTGCCCTCATTAAATCCTATGAAAAGGCAGTACAATCCTTCCAG GACATGCTAAGATGCAGTGACAAGAATAGGAGACAAGAGGGGGCCTCTGCTGCAGTGGACTCCCAGAAAGATGGCAAGCGGGAAACAAATCGGGAAGCAGAATGGGACAGAGAGGGCCACAAGGACATACAAAAAGAAGAGGTCGAAAAGTGGaacaagaagaagaaggcacaacCACCCCCTCCTCTCATTCATCCTTCCTGCCTTTCATCCTCTCGGCCCCTTCATTCTAAA TGGAAAGTAGGGGATGCCTGCAGTGCTGTATGGTCAGAGGATGGATGTGTATATCCAGCAACAGTTTTATCCATTGAACGAGAGACTGGGACATGTGTGGTACAGTATAATGGCTATGGAAACACAGAAAGACACCAGCTGGATGAAATAGTATCAGTGGGGAGTAGTGGGGATAGTACTCCCCCTGTAAGACTG TGGAAAGTTGGTGATCGTTGTTCAGTGCAATGGTCTGAGGATGGACAGATCTATTCTGCTATAATTCGCTCAGTGGATGAGGTGGTGGGCACCTGTGTGGTGGTGTATGAGGGGTATAAGAATGAGGAGGAGCAGAATTTGGCTGACCTGATGCCCCCAACCAATGCTCTCCCTCGCAGTCGCGGCAAGAAGCAG GATGAGGAGGACACTGATTGGCAGTATACACGCAGAAGTTCCATCTCATCCCCTGATATTTCACGTAATTGGaggaaacaaggaaaaaaatcagactggATATAtaccttccctcctcccccaccaccaccgcctcctccaccacctccttcactacctcctcctccacccCCAAAG ggTTGTTTTTGGCCcccacctcctcctcctgtgaGGGCCCATCTACCAACATGGCAAAGCTGGCCTCCG TCGGCACCATTACCCCCTCCTCCTCCGCCACCTCCTTTCTTTAGCACAGAATGGGAGGATTATGATGAAGATGAGCAAGAAGATGAAGATGTTTTAGCTTGTATGCTAATGGCTTGGTATATGACTGGATATCACACCGGCTTCTACAAG GGCCTCAAACAAGGAAGGGCAGAGGCCTTGAGACCCAACATAAAAAAAGGACCAAGGAGAAAATAG
- the LOC108703718 gene encoding survival motor neuron protein isoform X5, translated as MAACDREIVYHNKDSSQSEDIDEWDDAALIKSYEKAVQSFQDMLRCSDKNRRQEGASAAVDSQKDGKRETNREAEWDREGHKDIQKEEVEKWNKKKKAQPPPPLIHPSCLSSSRPLHSKWKVGDACSAVWSEDGCVYPATVLSIERETGTCVVQYNGYGNTERHQLDEIVSVGSSGDSTPPVRLDEEDTDWQYTRRSSISSPDISRNWRKQGKKSDWIYTFPPPPPPPPPPPPPSLPPPPPPKGCFWPPPPPPVRAHLPTWQSWPPSAPLPPPPPPPPFFSTEWEDYDEDEQEDEDVLACMLMAWYMTGYHTGFYKGLKQGRAEALRPNIKKGPRRK; from the exons ATGGCAGCTTGTGACAGGGAGATTGTTTATCACAACAAGGACAGCTCACAG AGTGAAGATATTGATGAGTGGGATGATGCTGCCCTCATTAAATCCTATGAAAAGGCAGTACAATCCTTCCAG GACATGCTAAGATGCAGTGACAAGAATAGGAGACAAGAGGGGGCCTCTGCTGCAGTGGACTCCCAGAAAGATGGCAAGCGGGAAACAAATCGGGAAGCAGAATGGGACAGAGAGGGCCACAAGGACATACAAAAAGAAGAGGTCGAAAAGTGGaacaagaagaagaaggcacaacCACCCCCTCCTCTCATTCATCCTTCCTGCCTTTCATCCTCTCGGCCCCTTCATTCTAAA TGGAAAGTAGGGGATGCCTGCAGTGCTGTATGGTCAGAGGATGGATGTGTATATCCAGCAACAGTTTTATCCATTGAACGAGAGACTGGGACATGTGTGGTACAGTATAATGGCTATGGAAACACAGAAAGACACCAGCTGGATGAAATAGTATCAGTGGGGAGTAGTGGGGATAGTACTCCCCCTGTAAGACTG GATGAGGAGGACACTGATTGGCAGTATACACGCAGAAGTTCCATCTCATCCCCTGATATTTCACGTAATTGGaggaaacaaggaaaaaaatcagactggATATAtaccttccctcctcccccaccaccaccgcctcctccaccacctccttcactacctcctcctccacccCCAAAG ggTTGTTTTTGGCCcccacctcctcctcctgtgaGGGCCCATCTACCAACATGGCAAAGCTGGCCTCCG TCGGCACCATTACCCCCTCCTCCTCCGCCACCTCCTTTCTTTAGCACAGAATGGGAGGATTATGATGAAGATGAGCAAGAAGATGAAGATGTTTTAGCTTGTATGCTAATGGCTTGGTATATGACTGGATATCACACCGGCTTCTACAAG GGCCTCAAACAAGGAAGGGCAGAGGCCTTGAGACCCAACATAAAAAAAGGACCAAGGAGAAAATAG
- the LOC108703718 gene encoding survival motor neuron protein isoform X3 — translation MHSEDIDEWDDAALIKSYEKAVQSFQDMLRCSDKNRRQEGASAAVDSQKDGKRETNREAEWDREGHKDIQKEEVEKWNKKKKAQPPPPLIHPSCLSSSRPLHSKWKVGDACSAVWSEDGCVYPATVLSIERETGTCVVQYNGYGNTERHQLDEIVSVGSSGDSTPPVRLWKVGDRCSVQWSEDGQIYSAIIRSVDEVVGTCVVVYEGYKNEEEQNLADLMPPTNALPRSRGKKQASPARLGRDSSGDEEDTDWQYTRRSSISSPDISRNWRKQGKKSDWIYTFPPPPPPPPPPPPPSLPPPPPPKGCFWPPPPPPVRAHLPTWQSWPPSAPLPPPPPPPPFFSTEWEDYDEDEQEDEDVLACMLMAWYMTGYHTGFYKGLKQGRAEALRPNIKKGPRRK, via the exons atgcat AGTGAAGATATTGATGAGTGGGATGATGCTGCCCTCATTAAATCCTATGAAAAGGCAGTACAATCCTTCCAG GACATGCTAAGATGCAGTGACAAGAATAGGAGACAAGAGGGGGCCTCTGCTGCAGTGGACTCCCAGAAAGATGGCAAGCGGGAAACAAATCGGGAAGCAGAATGGGACAGAGAGGGCCACAAGGACATACAAAAAGAAGAGGTCGAAAAGTGGaacaagaagaagaaggcacaacCACCCCCTCCTCTCATTCATCCTTCCTGCCTTTCATCCTCTCGGCCCCTTCATTCTAAA TGGAAAGTAGGGGATGCCTGCAGTGCTGTATGGTCAGAGGATGGATGTGTATATCCAGCAACAGTTTTATCCATTGAACGAGAGACTGGGACATGTGTGGTACAGTATAATGGCTATGGAAACACAGAAAGACACCAGCTGGATGAAATAGTATCAGTGGGGAGTAGTGGGGATAGTACTCCCCCTGTAAGACTG TGGAAAGTTGGTGATCGTTGTTCAGTGCAATGGTCTGAGGATGGACAGATCTATTCTGCTATAATTCGCTCAGTGGATGAGGTGGTGGGCACCTGTGTGGTGGTGTATGAGGGGTATAAGAATGAGGAGGAGCAGAATTTGGCTGACCTGATGCCCCCAACCAATGCTCTCCCTCGCAGTCGCGGCAAGAAGCAGGCGAGTCCTGCACGTCTAGGACGGGACAGCTCAGGG GATGAGGAGGACACTGATTGGCAGTATACACGCAGAAGTTCCATCTCATCCCCTGATATTTCACGTAATTGGaggaaacaaggaaaaaaatcagactggATATAtaccttccctcctcccccaccaccaccgcctcctccaccacctccttcactacctcctcctccacccCCAAAG ggTTGTTTTTGGCCcccacctcctcctcctgtgaGGGCCCATCTACCAACATGGCAAAGCTGGCCTCCG TCGGCACCATTACCCCCTCCTCCTCCGCCACCTCCTTTCTTTAGCACAGAATGGGAGGATTATGATGAAGATGAGCAAGAAGATGAAGATGTTTTAGCTTGTATGCTAATGGCTTGGTATATGACTGGATATCACACCGGCTTCTACAAG GGCCTCAAACAAGGAAGGGCAGAGGCCTTGAGACCCAACATAAAAAAAGGACCAAGGAGAAAATAG
- the LOC108703718 gene encoding survival motor neuron protein isoform X4, protein MLRCSDKNRRQEGASAAVDSQKDGKRETNREAEWDREGHKDIQKEEVEKWNKKKKAQPPPPLIHPSCLSSSRPLHSKWKVGDACSAVWSEDGCVYPATVLSIERETGTCVVQYNGYGNTERHQLDEIVSVGSSGDSTPPVRLWKVGDRCSVQWSEDGQIYSAIIRSVDEVVGTCVVVYEGYKNEEEQNLADLMPPTNALPRSRGKKQASPARLGRDSSGDEEDTDWQYTRRSSISSPDISRNWRKQGKKSDWIYTFPPPPPPPPPPPPPSLPPPPPPKGCFWPPPPPPVRAHLPTWQSWPPSAPLPPPPPPPPFFSTEWEDYDEDEQEDEDVLACMLMAWYMTGYHTGFYKGLKQGRAEALRPNIKKGPRRK, encoded by the exons ATGCTAAGATGCAGTGACAAGAATAGGAGACAAGAGGGGGCCTCTGCTGCAGTGGACTCCCAGAAAGATGGCAAGCGGGAAACAAATCGGGAAGCAGAATGGGACAGAGAGGGCCACAAGGACATACAAAAAGAAGAGGTCGAAAAGTGGaacaagaagaagaaggcacaacCACCCCCTCCTCTCATTCATCCTTCCTGCCTTTCATCCTCTCGGCCCCTTCATTCTAAA TGGAAAGTAGGGGATGCCTGCAGTGCTGTATGGTCAGAGGATGGATGTGTATATCCAGCAACAGTTTTATCCATTGAACGAGAGACTGGGACATGTGTGGTACAGTATAATGGCTATGGAAACACAGAAAGACACCAGCTGGATGAAATAGTATCAGTGGGGAGTAGTGGGGATAGTACTCCCCCTGTAAGACTG TGGAAAGTTGGTGATCGTTGTTCAGTGCAATGGTCTGAGGATGGACAGATCTATTCTGCTATAATTCGCTCAGTGGATGAGGTGGTGGGCACCTGTGTGGTGGTGTATGAGGGGTATAAGAATGAGGAGGAGCAGAATTTGGCTGACCTGATGCCCCCAACCAATGCTCTCCCTCGCAGTCGCGGCAAGAAGCAGGCGAGTCCTGCACGTCTAGGACGGGACAGCTCAGGG GATGAGGAGGACACTGATTGGCAGTATACACGCAGAAGTTCCATCTCATCCCCTGATATTTCACGTAATTGGaggaaacaaggaaaaaaatcagactggATATAtaccttccctcctcccccaccaccaccgcctcctccaccacctccttcactacctcctcctccacccCCAAAG ggTTGTTTTTGGCCcccacctcctcctcctgtgaGGGCCCATCTACCAACATGGCAAAGCTGGCCTCCG TCGGCACCATTACCCCCTCCTCCTCCGCCACCTCCTTTCTTTAGCACAGAATGGGAGGATTATGATGAAGATGAGCAAGAAGATGAAGATGTTTTAGCTTGTATGCTAATGGCTTGGTATATGACTGGATATCACACCGGCTTCTACAAG GGCCTCAAACAAGGAAGGGCAGAGGCCTTGAGACCCAACATAAAAAAAGGACCAAGGAGAAAATAG